In the genome of Salipiger profundus, the window GGCCACGCTGCTGCAGACGCCCGTCGCCGAGCTGCGCGAACTGAGCTTTCCCTATCCCGGCGATGCGACGGACGTGTTCACACTGAAGACCGACCGGGGCACCGGCTATCTTGACCAGGGAACCGGCGCGCTCGTGGCATGGGCCGACCTGACCGGGTGGGAGCGCGTCTCGGAAACCATTTACATGCTGCACACGGGGCAGGGGGCCGCGATGCTCGGCCTTGTGCTCGGGATGATGGCGCTCGGAGTGCCGGCGATGGGCGTGACCGGCGTCTTGATCTGGCTTGCCGGGCGGCGCGGGCGGCCGCGCATCCGGGGCAACCAGCCCGCGGGCCGTGCCGAGACGATCATTCTTGTCGGCAGCGAGGGTGGCAGCACCTGGGGCTTCGCCGCGACCCTGCATGCCGCGCTGACGGCAGCGGGGCAGGGCGTCCATGTTGGCCCGATGTCGGGCTTCGCACCAGAGCGCTACGCCCGTGCAGAGCGCATCATCGTCCTCGCCGCGACTTATGGCGATGGCGCGGCGCCCGCCTCGGCCAAGGGGCTCCTCGACCGGATGAACGCGTCGGCCCCTGCGCCTGATATCCCGATGGCCCTGCTCGGCTTCGGCGACCGCAGCTTTCCGTCCTATTGCGCCTTCGCCAAGGCCGTTGCGGCAGCGGCGCAGGCGAAGGGCTGGGCCGAACTCATGCCGCTGGACACGATCGACCGCCAATCGCCACAGGATTTCGCGCGCTGGGGCCGAGCTCTTGGCGAGGTGCTTGGCATCTCTCTCGAGCTTTCTCACCAGCCCGTTTCGCCGCGCACCGAAACATTGACCCTCGTCTCGCGGCGCAACTACGGGGCCGAGATGCAGGCGGGGGCCGCGATCCTGCGCTTCGCCCTGCCGCGCGCAACGCCGTGGCAACGGCTGACGGGCACGGGCTTCGCACGGTTCCAGGCGGGCGACCTGATCGGCGTCCTGCCGCAGGGCAGCCCGATGCCGCGCCTCTATTCGCTGGCCTCGGGCCGGCGCGACGGGTTCGTCGAGATCGTGGTGCGCAAGCATCCGGGCGGTCTGGCCTCGGGCCAGCTGACCGCGCTGGAACCGGGCGATACGGTCCGGGCCTTCCTGCGGCGCAATCCCGGCTTTCACGCCGGTCGCGGTCTCACCCCGCTGATCCTGATCGGGGCGGGCACCGGCATCGGGCCGCTGGCGGGCTTCATCCGCGGCAATGCGCGGCACAGGCCCGTGCACCTGTTTTTCGGGATGCGGCATGCGGACAGCGATTTCTTCTATGGCGAAGAGATGCCCGGCTGGCAGGCTGAGGGGCGGTTGACCCGGCTTGTCACCGCCGTCTCGCGCGGCGCGCGGCGCAGTTATGTGCAGGACGCCTTGCGCGCCGACGCGGCGCAGGTGGCCCGGCTTATCTGCGACGGGGCGCGTGTGATGGTCTGCGGCGGGCGCGACATGGCCACGGGCGTGAGCGATGCGTTGGCCGAGATACTCGCACCTGCCGGGCTTACGCCCGCAGTCCTAAAGGCAGAGGGGCGGTATGTCGAAGATGTCTACTGAGCGCGCGCGCATCGCCCTGAACGGCCCCGCCATGGGCACGCGCTGGTCGGCGCTGTTCTTCGCGGATCGGGTCCGCGACACGGATGCAATTCGTGCCGCCCTTCAGGCGGCTGTCGACGAGGTGGACACGCAGATGTCGATGTGGAACGCGGAGAGCGCGCTCATGCGGATCAATGCGGCGCCGGTGGGCGATTGGGTGGTGGTGCCGGAGCAACTGCGGGCGGTCCTGCGCCTCGGGCTCGAGATCGGGCGTGCCTCGGGCGGGGCCTTCGATATCGGCATGGGCGATGCGGTGACGGCCTGGGGTTTCGGGCCCGGGGCCGCCGCGCCCGAGGGTATCCGCGCCGCGATGGACGCCCCCCGCCGCCCGGCTCAGGAGGTGCTGGAGATCGAGGGGATGCAGTTGCGCAAGACCGCGCCCGTCGCGCTGGACCTGAACGGCATCGCCAAGGGCCACGGTGTCGACCGGCTCGCCGAGACCTTGCGCGATCATGGGATTGCCGACGCCCTTGTCGGCATCGACGGTGAGATGCGTGCCATGGGCCTGCGCCCCGATGGCGAGGCATGGATCATCGCGGTAGAAGCGCCGGACCCTGATCGCCGGACGCCGCATTCGGTTCTGGCGCTGCAGGACGCCGCCGTCGCGACCTCCGGTGACTACCGCCATTGGGTCGAGGTGCATGGGCGCCGCCTGTCGCATACCATGGATCCGAGACGTGGCGCGCCGCTGATCGCCTCGCCGGCCTCCGTCACCGTCGTGGCCCGCACCTGTGCCGAGGCCGACGCCTGGGCGACGGCGCTGATGGTGCTCGGTGCGGAGAGGGGTGCGGACCTCGCAAGACAACGTGGACTCGACGCCCTGTTTCTTCTGCGCGATGATGAAGGGAATGCAATGGGCGTGGGAGTCGGGCGTCTTTTTTCCGAAGAACCAGCGGCAATCGCCTCAGCCGGGGGAAGATGAGCCGCATGGAACAGACCCGTACCGATCGCTTCAAGACCGCACTCCTGCTGATGGCCGCAACCGGGCTGATCGTGGGACTCGCATTCTACCTTGCGGGCCAACCAGAGGTTGCGAACCTGATCTGGATTGCAGGAGTTGTTCCCGCGCTGGCAGCGCTTGTGGTCGAAATCGTCCGCAGCATTGGGCGCGGCGAGGTGGGCCTCGATATCGTTGCCGCGCTGTCGATGTCGGCGGCGCTTGTCTTCGGCGAGACCTTGGCTGCGGCTGTCGTCGCAGTCATGTATTCTGGAGGCACTTTCCTCGAAGCCTTCGCTGAGGGCCGTGCACGTCGTTCGATGAAGGATCTTCTATCTCGCGTACCCCGGACCGCGACGCGGCACCGGAACGGCGGTCTTGAGGATGTGCCTCTCGAGGAGATCGCACCGGGCGATCGCCTGCTGATCCGGCAGGGCGATGTCGTTCCCGTGGACGGTTCGGTTACGTCCGACACCGCCTTCCTCGACACCGCGGCGCTGACCGGCGAATCCCTCCCAGTCCGGCTGGCGCGCGGGGCCGACGCCATGAGC includes:
- a CDS encoding FAD:protein FMN transferase → MSKMSTERARIALNGPAMGTRWSALFFADRVRDTDAIRAALQAAVDEVDTQMSMWNAESALMRINAAPVGDWVVVPEQLRAVLRLGLEIGRASGGAFDIGMGDAVTAWGFGPGAAAPEGIRAAMDAPRRPAQEVLEIEGMQLRKTAPVALDLNGIAKGHGVDRLAETLRDHGIADALVGIDGEMRAMGLRPDGEAWIIAVEAPDPDRRTPHSVLALQDAAVATSGDYRHWVEVHGRRLSHTMDPRRGAPLIASPASVTVVARTCAEADAWATALMVLGAERGADLARQRGLDALFLLRDDEGNAMGVGVGRLFSEEPAAIASAGGR
- a CDS encoding PepSY domain-containing protein translates to MIRTLHRWPGLLALALVTILSLSGAALSVFPAVERITAPQVETGLTVATLAERIQVVYPGVEQIRRSPSGRITAYWFDQGAPGAAVIDPATGAGVASADPNQALRWLTNFHRSLFLGDGGRIAMAAGAAAMLVLSLSGAMLVVRRAGGWRHWFASLRGPFTGRLHVEIARIAVIGLVLSSTTALWMTASTFDLLPDGGVLPADPTEVSGEIGFALDQMATLLQTPVAELRELSFPYPGDATDVFTLKTDRGTGYLDQGTGALVAWADLTGWERVSETIYMLHTGQGAAMLGLVLGMMALGVPAMGVTGVLIWLAGRRGRPRIRGNQPAGRAETIILVGSEGGSTWGFAATLHAALTAAGQGVHVGPMSGFAPERYARAERIIVLAATYGDGAAPASAKGLLDRMNASAPAPDIPMALLGFGDRSFPSYCAFAKAVAAAAQAKGWAELMPLDTIDRQSPQDFARWGRALGEVLGISLELSHQPVSPRTETLTLVSRRNYGAEMQAGAAILRFALPRATPWQRLTGTGFARFQAGDLIGVLPQGSPMPRLYSLASGRRDGFVEIVVRKHPGGLASGQLTALEPGDTVRAFLRRNPGFHAGRGLTPLILIGAGTGIGPLAGFIRGNARHRPVHLFFGMRHADSDFFYGEEMPGWQAEGRLTRLVTAVSRGARRSYVQDALRADAAQVARLICDGARVMVCGGRDMATGVSDALAEILAPAGLTPAVLKAEGRYVEDVY